One part of the Arabidopsis thaliana chromosome 4, partial sequence genome encodes these proteins:
- a CDS encoding glycine-rich protein (glycine-rich protein; FUNCTIONS IN: molecular_function unknown; INVOLVED IN: biological_process unknown; LOCATED IN: endomembrane system; EXPRESSED IN: 22 plant structures; EXPRESSED DURING: 13 growth stages; BEST Arabidopsis thaliana protein match is: unknown protein (TAIR:AT2G19000.1).), whose product MFTKSILLASLLIIILVSATESARQKSGNDGLGFGGFGKGGVVRPTVTCKEKGPCNGKKLRCPAKCFKSFSRSGKGYGGGGGGGGCTMDCKKKCIAYC is encoded by the exons ATGTTCACAAAATCTATCCTTTTGGCTTCTCTTCTTATCATCATCCTCGTCTCTGCAACTGAATCAGCTCGTCAAAAGAGCGGGAACGATGGTTTAGGATTCGGTG GGTTTGGGAAAGGAGGTGTGGTGAGACCAACGGTTACTTGCAAAGAGAAAGGACCTTGTAACGGCAAGAAGCTTAGGTGTCCTGCTAAGTGTTTCAAATCTTTTAGCCGCTCCGGGAAAGGATACGGCGGTGGAGGTGGCGGTGGAGGATGTACTATGGATTGTAAGAAGAAGTGTATCGCTTATTGTTAA
- a CDS encoding glycine-rich protein (glycine-rich protein; FUNCTIONS IN: molecular_function unknown; INVOLVED IN: biological_process unknown; LOCATED IN: endomembrane system; EXPRESSED IN: 22 plant structures; EXPRESSED DURING: 13 growth stages; BEST Arabidopsis thaliana protein match is: unknown protein (TAIR:AT2G19000.1); Has 6132 Blast hits to 3336 proteins in 421 species: Archae - 1; Bacteria - 1011; Metazoa - 2762; Fungi - 292; Plants - 1491; Viruses - 56; Other Eukaryotes - 519 (source: NCBI BLink).) → MFTKSILLASLLIIILVSATESARQKSGNDGLGFGGVPGSGFIPGFGNGFPGTGVGGGYGGGFGGPSGGFGKGGVVRPTVTCKEKGPCNGKKLRCPAKCFKSFSRSGKGYGGGGGGGGCTMDCKKKCIAYC, encoded by the coding sequence ATGTTCACAAAATCTATCCTTTTGGCTTCTCTTCTTATCATCATCCTCGTCTCTGCAACTGAATCAGCTCGTCAAAAGAGCGGGAACGATGGTTTAGGATTCGGTGGTGTACCCGGATCCGGATTTATACCCGGGTTTGGAAACGGGTTTCCGGGGACTGGAGTTGGTGGTGGATACGGTGGAGGGTTTGGTGGTCCTAGCGGAGGGTTTGGGAAAGGAGGTGTGGTGAGACCAACGGTTACTTGCAAAGAGAAAGGACCTTGTAACGGCAAGAAGCTTAGGTGTCCTGCTAAGTGTTTCAAATCTTTTAGCCGCTCCGGGAAAGGATACGGCGGTGGAGGTGGCGGTGGAGGATGTACTATGGATTGTAAGAAGAAGTGTATCGCTTATTGTTAA